The sequence TTTGACGATGAAATTGACAGGGTAAGCACAGACAGCGGAGCCGAATATGTACAGGAAAGCAGTGATGAACACTTCGACGTTGAAAGTGATTGAGTAATCATGTTGTCAAAAATTCCTGGCAAGTTTTTatgttaataataaatataatttgttgttttaaatttatcattattagttgtaattttttaaaataatatattacatTTGTCGTTATTATCGAACTTATTGTtttgattatatattattattagtacTAATATTTTTCATTACTCTTAGTAAATTTTAACCATTAttattgtattattattattattattattattattattattattattatataaaagttttTATGTAAATATTGTCACGATTTATTGTTACGATcatttcattattattattattattacttttaATCATTAATGAAAATTCATGTATTAAACTGTGAACAAATTTTGTTACTGAATGCTTCACAGTTTATATCATTTTATTAGTATAAACtaaaatttatgtatttttttcacaaatttgATGTTCCTTATAGTAATCATatttagttttaaaataattatattaataaattacTGTATATATGTGTTTGTGAACCAACTCCCATGATTTTTCGGATAGTAATCACCTTTGCTTTCaacataattatattaattcaaaTTAATAGGATATTAATATGTACATTCCAATTAGCGGGATGTGTTGGTTTTGGCCcaagaaatcaattattttcttTACAAAAATTCTGTATTTTAATCTCAATTTGTATGGTTATGACAGCTGctccatataaaaaaaatatttttggtcaAATAATTAGGAGATATATacatatcaatatatatatatatatatatatatatatatatatatatatacacacaattATTCTACCCTCCCCTACCCAAAGCCGCGCGATCCCCATTTCTCCCATCCCTAACCCTAACCGCCTATCAATGCCAAAATTTGCAGCCCCTTGTTACCGGAAATCAACCGATTGAAGTTAGAAAAGGTAAGATCTTGTACTTGATTCAATGTAATACAAAATATCTTGGTATCTAGGCCTACAGCTTTCGTCCCTGTTCGCGATTTCTGTGGCTTGTTCTTGTTGGTTGCATTTTTCTTAGCTATTTTCGGTATTTTCTTTGTTTCGAGCTTCTGTACTTTCATCTTGTTCAGAGATTTGTATTTTATATAGTCTGTAATGTgtttattgaaaaatatattgtTTCAGCGAGTTGGTTCTTCTTTGTGTGTTTATTGATAAATTGAAGTTTCTAATACGTAAATGATTATTTTTCTCGGTCATCGGTGCCGACTTTCATGTAATTAAAGTTATTGGGTAATTGAGAATAATTTTTGGATATTAGAGTGCTATGGATggcttcaaaaaataaatatttggttTATCACATTGTAATCCTTGTGATAGTAGTAATgagtaatttaaattttaccttGGTTCATTAACCCAAAATTTACATAAATTTGTAGATAGTATTCAAACATGGCAACTTATTCAGACGACGAGAATGAACAAGATCCAAGGGAATTCATATGGTTGGAGTATGAAAAGTACGGTTTCAATTATAACTAACATTACTAGTTAATGtataagaatattaagttgtttTTCTTagttttataattattattttaaaggtttGCTCCAGAGAATCACAAGGTTTCATCTTACATAACATCTTTATTCTCCATACAAACATGCGAGGAAGGATTATCCTGGAAATACGTCACCACTGCCCAACGCCAATGGTATTGGGATGAATTTGTGGTATGTGcagtagtttttattttaaattacaaTGCCCGGTATTGTAATTAATCATCAACTAACGGATGATATCATAAATATTGTTTAGAAGAAGTACAGATGGGAAGCAGCGACCGACGACCATGTGAAAAGGGTATGGTACATTAACACAAAAGAACTTTACCGTCAGACTATCCACAATTGGAGATCGAAGAATAAGCATCCGGATACAGTTACTGAAGAACAATGGGCTAGGTGGAAGGGGGAGTGGGACACTCAGTCTTGGAAGGATAAGGCCGCTAAGAACAAAGCGAATAAGCACTCAGAGCCAGCAGGCCCAGGGACAGGCCAGACGAAACACAGTGGCGGCTCTAAGTCATATGCGATGCATGTCGTCGATCTGGTTTTGTATTCTGTCTCTAGTCGAAATATTATGTGTACTATACTTTAATTTGAATCTAGAAATAATCAAAATTGGgttgcaaaatatttttaacaacATGTACTAGGTATATACCAAGTAATTTTCGGCTTATGTTCTTATTGTAGCGTAAGAAAACGAAGAAAGAGCCAAATGCGTGGGAGTTATTTTTGCACACGCATAAGACATCAAATGGCACCTTCGTCGACGAGCGTTCGAGATTTATACATGTTTCAAACATAACATAAGTCATATTATGTATTGTTTACAGGAACAAATGGAAGTGTTTATGGAAGCGGCAAGCACTCAACTGGCAGATGGGACTGTAATTGGAGAGCCTACTAGTCAAGTTATTAATGAACATTTTAAGACCATCATCGGTGGTCCGGTAAAAGGTAGGATGTACGGATTGTCGACGGTAGCTAATACGCTGTTTCCAACGGCTATGGCTCCACGTCGGAGAGGCTTAGCTGGCGCAAGCCAATATATTGATGCTCTACGTGATGAGGCACGAACAGCTACACAGATATCAAACGAGGCAGACGAGAGGGCACAAACAGCTGAACGAAGGGCAAATGAAGCAGATGAGAGGGCACAAACAGCTACACGAAGGGCAAATGAAGCAGAAGAGAGTGCAATTACAACATCAGAAAAGGCCCTTCAAGCAACGAAAGAGTGTGAGACATTGAGTACACGTTTGGCTACACTGGAGGAGTCTTTTCGCCTTTACCGTGATCGGTCGTCATCAAGCAGTGGCCAGTCTTCTCACGGTCGAGGACTATCACATGCCTATCGTGTCAACTCCGCACATACCGGCAGGTCCTCACAAGGGAGCAGGGATGCGAGTCGAGGTTCACCAGCAGCAAGGGGATCACCGGCAAGTAGATATACACCAAGGGACATTGCTTCAACCCCTGTAATATCATCACAAAGACGTACTTCATCATTTCACGTAGACCCACTCATTACGAATGAAGACAATGAATACGATGATGATGAGACTCAGCCATGAGTAGGTAACTTTTCATGACTTTATTCCATTAACAAAGTTAATAACTTTGATATCTTAGTTTGTTGATTGTTTAACATAATGTTtttatatgtaaattatgaCAATCAACAATCGAGCGAGATTGGCTTAATTAAGAATCGAGTAGTTATCGGAATTtgcatttatgttatattaaaGTAAAAGATGGGATAACTTGATAGAGATCTAATTATGTGGCTAATTTATTATTTCAGTTACGGGACCATGAAGTTGCGTTTCTCCGTCATTCGCTGGATGACAAGCAGAAGGCCTTAACTGTTATTGTAGCTTTGTATGTATCATCTACCCGTTGACTTGGTTTCAGTTGTTGGTAGTTTAGAGAATGTCATTGTGACAAAAAACATTAGCTATGTGTACTTTTATATACAGTAAAAGTACTCCATATGTGTTTTGTGATGAACAAATCCTCCCATCAGTTATGGTTTGATGTACCGCGGTTAGTACACTGTGGTTATTAATATCtaaccgttgttgttgttgatGTTGTTGTTGTAATTATTATTGTTCATAATTTATGTAATGAAAATGCATTGTAAACAAATTTTTATCAATGAATGCTCCACTAAAATCGATTCTTGTAGTGACtctacatatatgtatatatatatatacttacataacatacatatatgtatatatacatatttattaaaaaattgtgTTCTCAATTTTGTTATTCCTTATAGtaatcatatacatatatacatacggaatatatatttattttcaaaataattatattaatgaATAAACAGGAAGAATTATAAGTATGATAATGAAAAACAATTATAAAACTATATcgtatatttatctatattttaaatttttttaactaaatAGTATATCACTCAaatcataatattatatttttttgaatattatattatctctATCTATAGTTTTGAattcaatcatattttatttgaatttttaaatttaatgataatGTCTTCATTATATTTGGAAATAATTTTTCGATTTACAAATACTATAGTTATTTTCCACTAACATATTTCATTGAACTCGCACCGACAatacaaacaacaacaacatgatatgcatgattacgaacaaaacataaaaactaAACTTAATAATATGCAACAGAATGAAAACAAAACACGATAACTAAACACtaaacacccccatacttatctaaagcattgccctcaatgcttcagagtacaacaaaataaaacaacaaaaacaaatgaTATGCAACAAAAAGTGAAACGAAAATACTCCACTGGTGACtagtcttcttcttcttctggaaTAGAGGGATCCTGGGGTGCACCCGGAACAAACTGGGCCGGCATGTCAGACTGGAACGGGAATGGAGGCGGATAATGAGGTGCCGCTTGAAAGCCAGATGTATCAAGTCCCAACTGCGTCGCCATGCTGCGCATAATGTCTTTCACATTATGGAGATGAGTGGAAGTGGCTTGAAAATAATCCATTACATAGTGGTCAAAAGCGGAGCTCTCAACGGCCATGTCCTGAGAGGTGCGGCGAGGAGGAGTGGGCTGAGGCGGTGGACGAATGCTAGAGGAGCTCCCAACATGATGCTGAACGCTATAAAATTCCAAATTGCGCTTCGCTTGCTTGGAAGTGGCAAGCTTCTCATCCACGGTCTTGAAAGGCGGGAGCCACTCCTCATCGGGACTGATCTGCACACCTGCCTGACGACAAAGGGCGGTAATGGTGTGAGGGAAATAGAGGCCCACAGACGGAGTCCGCATCGAATAAAGAATGGAATCGTGGACAAGAGTGCCCACATCAATCGGCCACCGCTTCGTGATGGCATACACAAGGATCGCCCTATCTGCCTGGACGTCAACTGTGTGGAGCACTGGTAAAAGTTGTCGGGCTATGAAAGCATACCACAAAGCCGGCTCAAGTTTCAGAAACCGCTCTGGAAAATGAGTGAACCGGAGAGGATCGTGCCACTGTGCACCCGCATaacacatctctctcaaaagtaaATTATAGTCCGGATTCGccttaaaattcctaaattgACTATCATCCGTAGCAGGAGTATCAAACAACCTATTCAAAGTCTCAGCATCAAACGACACAAGTTTTCCTCGAACAAAAACTTTAGAGTCatctcgagcaggggcattagcataaaattcccgaACCACCGGAACAATGGCGGGTTCGGGCACTTTGCAAAAGACATTCCATTTTCTCTTATTAATCTCCAAAGCGACAAAATCATTACACTCCAAAGATAAACCACGCTCAGCAATAGGATTGCGATTGAGTCTAGCATTTTCGTACCTCTCTTGGGCTTCATGAGAGACGAACCGTTTGGAGAGTGCAGCGGAGTAGGATGAGCTAGCGGCGGCGGGGCGGGACGAACGGAATCGTTTGGCTGACATTGTGGAGGGTGGCCGGAATCAGAGGCGGTGATAGGTGGTGGCGGCGGTGAACGGCGGCGTGGTGGTTAGGAACGTGAAATAGGAGGATTCTGACATAAATTGGCGGACCCGAACTTGAATTGCGATGATAAACTCCAAGAAACTGCAAAATACGgacaattttgaaaataatttttggaggAATTGGAGAGTAGGGaattggggatttagggtttgGTGGGAGAGAAAGAGAAAAGATGAAGAAGAGAATGAGATTATAGCAAGAGTCCAGTTTTTTTAATGTTCACTCTGCgcctctcgcgcgcgcgagacttAATTCGAGGTCCTTGAGTTTTAgtgctgcgcgcgcgcgagaaatatactcgcgcgcgcgcggtgCCATTTGGGATTCTCTGGACTTTTATGccacgcgcgcgcgaggaatagcctcgcgcgcgcgcgttgCAATAGGTGTTCCTCTGAAAATCTTTGATGCGAGCGCGAGGAagagcctcgcgcgcgcgcggtgACAACTTGTCTCCTCTGAAATGATaggctgcgcgcgcgcgaggtggaGGCCTAGCGCGGGCGCGGATACGATCAAACTCTCTGTAGAGttcttctgcgcgcgcgcgagttatgatatctcgcgcgcgcgcgttaTTTCCGCACAAATAATCAAAAAATGCTTTCGTTTCCTATGAAGTTCAACCAAGAGAATACAATGCATGCACAAAATATAAAACACTAACAAAactcacaaaaataaaataaatgcatgcaaaataaagaAATGTATTAAGAAGAAATGTACAAAGAAATTTTAACTTATTTGAGTTTCTTCAtaaaattttttcttaaaaatatattgtTCGGGATTACTTTCTTCCGACacgacgggatcccgaacaaatattcgggtcccgacacttGTCGGGTGAGGTatcgaaagaaaaaaaatatctcaattaTAATCGGGATGATAATCATGTAAGAGGATTAagggacgggtcccgacccgatcCCACCCCTATAAATTATTGtattacatttattttttaaaaaaattatatttgtcACTATATATCAAAGATATTTAATttacaatgtttttttttacggaatgtttgtgttttttaaaattgttttgtaattaaaaatatttcagatatgttacatttaaatttaaaagcttTATATAATTTCAACGTCAATTGCTGTATTAATTTCTGCAATTGGATCGAATGTGCACATTATTTattacaattaaaaaaatttattgacaAAAAATTAGtgaaataaaaaccaaaattttttgAACACAACACTTAGATATTAAAAAACAACGCGCCATTTCACATTCCATTTCACATTAATTCCCTCTCACGTTTTCTCACGTTTCCCTCTTCTTCCTCTTTCTCTCCTCCATATTTCCCTCTAAGTCACTATTCACGTTCACTTCCAATGCCGATTACTCCACCGTTGGTGAACCAAATTAAGATCCGAGAGTAGTTTTGGAAACCTCTCTCTGAGGGCAGTCTTTCAACACCCTTTTTGCACGGTTTCATGATTTTGTATTGCAACCCAGTTCCCGAACACCGCTTGTTTCTCCGTCAGATGTCGTCGCCGTCGCCGCCAGTTCCGAGGACCAACGTTATTTTGAAGTTCGGCTGCTCTATATGGTATATTAGAGGCTTATTTCAGgtcatttattttaaaatgagggatttaaGTTTGGTGAGTTGTTACATATATTTCAGATTCGATTTGTTTGATTTAATGAtgaaatatttgggtatttatatGTGTTAGATTAGAGTATAAAAATTTTGGATATTTAATTATCCAACACTAAAGACAAAATCCAACATAATGAAAAATGCTTGGGTTCAACATATTTTCGTGTATTTCAAACTTAATTCGAAATATATTTACGGGGAATTATGTAGAATCTATGAGTTTGGTTTGAATTTTGAGCATTCCTCATACTTCAGGATTTATTTTGCCACTATCTCAAAATagattattataatataataggATACGAATTATCAAGAACTGGGAGCACCGTGGGGAATCAGTATCATCCGAGGACCCGAAAATAAAGAGTTCAACTTTTTTGCATATTATGCACTTGATCTGCTAAAATTGCTATATATTTGGTTATACTAGGAAAGTGcacatttacataattatattgGATAGAATTTTATTGCACCTATGCAATTTTTGATTTCGTGCATGACTTATACTTCAACGAGAGGTTACTTTTGTGTTATTTAGATGTCCGGCTGCTCTATATGGTATATTAGAGGCTTATTTGAGGTCTTTTATTCTAAAATGAGGGATTTAAGTTTGGTGATTTGTTACATATATTTCAGATTcgattttcatgatttaaaaatgaaatatttGGATATTTAATTATCCAATTGGGAAGACTATAAGTTTTTGGGTGGTTGTAGTgtattgaaaatttgaaatcatCGAAGATAATTGGAGAAAAATAAAAGGCACCAGTTTGGGATGGTTTCATGGTACATGGTTAAAAATAGGGGAATAATACTAATGATAATCCTACTTAATTTATACAGAGATGTTGTGTAAGGTACTGATCATGTTCATTCCTTATGCTTGACAAAATATAATACACCAGATTTTGGTGTTAAAATTCACGACATTTCAAGAAGTTAATTAAGCGCACTTGGCGTGATGATATTAAAGTGATAGGATAAGGCCGGATTTCAGGCCTACCAATTTATAGTTGTTAATATATAGATAGAACAAGAAATGTTACTGTAAAGATCAAGAAATTTACATGCATGCAATTTCAAAAGCAATTACACCAAGAGTTATGTaagattaattatctcaattaatGTTGGTATTAACTCAAGAAGTTGGAAAGCCAAAGGACAAACCATGAAACTCCCATCATCAATTATCATTATGGACATGATTAAGGACTTTTATGACCATTAAGAGTGTCCTTTCACCTTCTACTAAACCTcacctataaatagagctcaaGGTTGAAGGAATTAGATACACCAAACCCAAGCTTTGCTCTCTCcatatctcacaaaatttagTATCTATAGTGGTCGAGACTCTGCCTAATTTTTGAATCTGGAGTAGCTTGTGTTCAAAGCAAGTAGTCGAGCAAGAGTGCTGTTGAAAGTCCTGATCGAGGTGTCATCCAATTTCGAGTTAGAGTTCTGACCAAAGATCCAATATACTTCAATTTTTGTGGGAATCAGGTAAGTgggtttttgtttctttaagcCATCTTTGTTGCAATTCGATGGAAATCATTGAGTCTTGTTTCTATTGGACtctttttgttaattttgattctctaagcatTATTCTAAGAAACCATCAAAATCTTTGTTGGGCTTATTCTTATTTGAAATCACCAAGTATCCGATTCAAGTCTTGATCGTACACTGTTTGTTTTACGTCCTTTGATTTCGTATATATTTCGTTCCACATGAATCCTTTGTTATGCTTCATTTTGAAGTACCTTATGATTCGTTATGCATTCCTTTGCTAAGCCTTTGTTTAGATTCATTATGTCCTTTTCGTTCCAATTGATACCCATGTGATATGTTCGTTTGTGATGATTCTTATTTGAATAATGGCGCATTGGGAAAAGCCTGTGAGGGAAAAGGCCCCAGAGGGAGCCCATGCGTGGGAAAAAGCCCCAGAGGGAGCCCAAAACCAGTAAAAGCCCATGGTcattatgataagatatgaataaatatatttttaaaagaatgatGTTCCTGTTTTGAAAACTCGATCGTACATTCCTCGTTTCATGTCCTTTGATTTCGTTTCATGTTTCTTTCTGTACGATTCCTCTGTTATGCAATGAGATCTTGAAATGCACTGTTAGGATTCAAATTAAGAAATGGTAAGGAAATTCCGAAAACATGATATGAtaaggccctgatgcggtgggttataataaccgtttaaggcctcgtccccttagaggagtaacaattAGGAACTGATCAGTAGCCAggattaacgagatgaataacagtgcCATGTATAAGTTATGATTCGGTTATGATATGTCTTGATTCTTTGTTTCGTATTCTGTTGTCTCCTGTATTGACTCCTATTGAATTcgtatcatgtatatatattcgatatttgtgtgtacgattggcccccacttgctgagtgtttcccaaaacactcacccatTTACTCTCCCTCcccagataagaatgaagatgagtTAGATGAAAAAGAACAGATTATGTTATGGGGTTGGTGATGACGGATCAGTTCaatttgaagaaatattttttttttactttaaatttcaATTTCGCTTCCGCATTGTCGCACTTGTGTTTTTCTATGTAAAAACAGTTATAGTTGATGAAAAAGACTGGTTTTTGGCAAGATTtgtactacgaggcttgttgtttcaatgttaaattgttaaacaacgccgatgtcaactaggcccggtttcggggcgtgacattttagtggtatcagagccgccaGGTTCCATAATCCGGATGGGAAGAGCTTCttgctgaaaaaaaaaatcagttgtGAAGCAGCCCTAGTGCAGATAGACCAGCTGGGACAATAGACCAGTTGGGAGAGAAAGAATCCTATAAGACAAAATAGTTGGCTATAGAATAGATTTGTTAAGAGTAATCTGATTCTAGAATGAACTTCACTTTTGTCCTTGAACGAGTTATGGGACGTGCAAGCACTCAAATCAAGTTAGCTACAAATCAACACCAGTTAGCGCAAAGAACGCACATGAAGAAGAGCCAAAACCAGGTTCATAATCTTGATGGAAAATTAAGATTtagaatgaaaataattaacttGGGAATTAGTATATAAGCTATAGAACCAGAATGATTCACTTGGGAACTAGTATATAAGATATAGGAGAATGAATCATTTGGGAATTAGTGTTATGATAAATGGTGAATTTGGAACTATGATCACTTTGGGACTAGTATGTAAGATTgagaatggaaaaaaaaaaaaaaaaaaaaaccaccttgaaactagtattatttttaagattattaagaaatttgagaatggttattttagatttatgtTTACTCAGTTTTGGGACTATTATTTAGGTACGTGGTCGATAGAAATATTTAAGTTACGATTTCGAATTTATACATTATTATTTGGGAGCTAGCATTCATTACATTCTAGATACGGATTTTAAGTCTTGATTGTTGAAGTTTatgttagtttaatatttttggttaTAGATAAACATCATTAGGATATTTTTGACTCCAAGGATTTTATACTATTGAAATCTCGGAATAACACGACAATAATTTTTGGGATAGAAACTCTAATTCTACTAATTTCCTTGATTTCTTAGGCTTCCAATTCACATGAATATCTTCAAGATTTTCAATTATAAAAGATATTTAATAACCCGATTAAATGAtcatttcaatccatttttattttcttaatttggAAGACAATGATTTCCAATTTTGAACCTCCTTATAccatatttttgaattatagtTAGTTAATTTGAAAATGGAATTTTATATTCTCATAATCCTTGATCAAATTCAATCAAGAATTGGGAGATGATTATGGTCATACTCCAAGGAAGATTTGAACTCAATTTAGGCATGAATCTAGGCCattcaaatcaatattattatCCTACCAAATTAGTCTCCCTTAGGCACCTATATAAATCACTTTTATAGATGAAAGAAAGCACACCAAGCAACAATTTTACCCAAAATTTCGAGCAAGCCCCATCCTATTCCTCAAGCTCACTTTCGAGAACATGGCAAACCAAGCCAACGCATTTAGGGGTCTCGAAAATGAAATTGAGCAACTCAAGAGTACTATCGCGAGTTTGCTCCGTGACAAGGATGAGTTGAAGGAGGCTAGGGACAAATTTCAAAGAGAAGCGAGCCAACtcgcttttgataaaagatttgCAGAAAAACAACTCAAGGATTACAAGGAAGAGTTGCAAGAGGCGCAAAAGTATGGACTCCAAATGTTGACAACTGCTGAAGCATGGTGTGATCATTATAAGATCGCAAAACAATTAAGAGATCAACTCCAACAGGAATTGATGCATACAGACAATCAATGGAAAACCAGGTGAATCAATTTGGAGTTGATAGCCAAAATTTGGCTACTCAAGTTGTCAATTTACAAGGCCAAATGGAGAACTTGCAGCAGTTAGTGAATGCACGAGTGGAAGGAGCAAATGAAGAACCTATAGATGGAGAAATCGTAGATTAGGATGTCATCGATATTCTATTTTTCGTTAGATTGTACTCCAACCTTTCCTTTTGAATTCtatgaaaattaataaattttgtttTGATATATCATTGAAACCTATTTTTAGATAAAACATATCTAATTAGCAAATCATGGAGGAATTCTTGAAATACATTAGTGGGAGACCACGATttaagtttcgaggacgaaacttcaAATAAGGAGGGTGGAATGTAAAGATCAAGAAATTTACATGCATGCAATTTCAAAAGCAATTACACCAAGAGTTATGTaagattaattatctcaattaatGTTGGCATTAACTCAAGAAGTTGGAAAGCCAAAGGACAAACCATGAAACTCTCATCATCAATTATCATTATGGACATGATTAAGGACTTTTATGACCATTAAGAGTGTTCTTTCACCTTCTACTAAACctcatctataaatagagctcaaGGTTGAAGGAATTAGATACACCAAACCCAAGCTTTGCTCTCTCcatatctcacaaaatttagTATCTATAGTGGTCGAGACTCTGCCTAATTTTCGAATCTGGAGTAGCTTGTGTTCAAAGCAAGTAGTCGAGCAAGAGTGCTGTTGAAAGTCCTGATCGAGGTGTCATCCAATTTCGAGTTAGAGTTCTGACCAAAGATCCAATATACTTCAATTTTTGTGGGAATCAGGTAAGTgggtttttgtttctttaagcCATCTTTGTTGCAATTCGATGGAAATCATTGAGTCTTGTTTCTATTGGACtctttttgttaattttgattctctaagcatTATTCTAAGAAACCATCAAAATCTTTGTTGGG comes from Henckelia pumila isolate YLH828 chromosome 4, ASM3356847v2, whole genome shotgun sequence and encodes:
- the LOC140865578 gene encoding uncharacterized protein isoform X1, with product MATYSDDENEQDPREFIWLEYEKFAPENHKVSSYITSLFSIQTCEEGLSWKYVTTAQRQWYWDEFVKKYRWEAATDDHVKRVWYINTKELYRQTIHNWRSKNKHPDTVTEEQWARWKGEWDTQSWKDKAAKNKANKHSEPAGPGTGQTKHSGGSKSYAMHVVDLEQMEVFMEAASTQLADGTVIGEPTSQVINEHFKTIIGGPVKGRMYGLSTVANTLFPTAMAPRRRGLAGASQYIDALRDEARTATQISNEADERAQTAERRANEADERAQTATRRANEAEESAITTSEKALQATKECETLSTRLATLEESFRLYRDRSSSSSGQSSHGRGLSHAYRVNSAHTGRSSQGSRDASRGSPAARGSPASRYTPRDIASTPVISSQRRTSSFHVDPLITNEDNEYDDDETQP
- the LOC140865578 gene encoding uncharacterized protein isoform X2 — translated: MATYSDDENEQDPREFIWLEYEKFAPENHKVSSYITSLFSIQTCEEGLSWKYVTTAQRQWYWDEFVKYRWEAATDDHVKRVWYINTKELYRQTIHNWRSKNKHPDTVTEEQWARWKGEWDTQSWKDKAAKNKANKHSEPAGPGTGQTKHSGGSKSYAMHVVDLEQMEVFMEAASTQLADGTVIGEPTSQVINEHFKTIIGGPVKGRMYGLSTVANTLFPTAMAPRRRGLAGASQYIDALRDEARTATQISNEADERAQTAERRANEADERAQTATRRANEAEESAITTSEKALQATKECETLSTRLATLEESFRLYRDRSSSSSGQSSHGRGLSHAYRVNSAHTGRSSQGSRDASRGSPAARGSPASRYTPRDIASTPVISSQRRTSSFHVDPLITNEDNEYDDDETQP